The Methylocaldum marinum genome includes the window CCCAAGGGCGGGAACGGCATCCAGTCGCTCAAACCTGGAGCGCCCTCCAGGCCTGTGGTGACCGGTCGGGAGTCTTCTCCAACCCCTTCCGAACCACACGGAATTCATAATACAAGGTCGGGAATCCTTTCCCGACGTCATGGCTCGGTCGAGCGTCTTTCGTCGGCAAGGGATTGCCGACCTACGATCGGGCACCCTTGTAGGTCGGGAATCCTTTCCCGACTGCCGTTTCCGGGATTAATCAGGCATCGGCCTTGGCAATGGTCATGTAAATGTGCACGCAGTCCATGCCATGGTTCGCGGGATTCTCGCGCACGAGGTCTTCATAGGCCCGGTAGTAGCGATCGATGATGCCTTGGCGTTCTTCGGCCGGTCGGTCCGGGGAGAGGGCGCCGAGGAAAGTGCTCTCGGTCCAGGAGCGCAGGGTCGGGATGTACTCCCGGGCGAAGCGCGCGGCGTCCCCGTGTCGGCGGAACTCGGCGGCGAACGGACACGGCACGATCCGGGTTTCGCTTTGCTCTAGGCGCAGGCCGGCGCGATACACGGCGCTTCCGGTATCGGTCAGCGGCCGGGTGAATTCGTCCACTGTCTTGTAATACTGCGGCAGGGTCATGCGCACGTATTCCTCCGTGCCGATGACGCCCTCCGCGGCAAATCGCCGCCAGAGTTCGTTGAAGGTATCGAACATGTTGATGCCGCCGGTATTGCCGAGATAGCGGCCGGCCTCGTCCTTGACGAAATTGACCAGCACCAGCCGCCCGCCCGGCGCCAGTTCGCTCGCCCGCTGCAGCAGGATGGTCTCCCAGTCGCGCCGGCCCTGTTCGGCGAAAGCGGCCAATTCGGCTCCCGAGGCGCCTACGGCATGGATATGGTCGCTGATGTCGCAAGGCTTGCGGCTGAGCCAATGCATCGCGGTCGCCGAGAAGCCGAGGTCCAGGGTTGCGGCGGGGAGGATCCGGCGGTAGAAGGAGGTGGCCGAAGCCAGCACGTACACGTCTTCGGCCTGGTCGAGGTAGCTCGGGAGCGGGGTCAGACCATGGACGATGCGGAACAGGCTGTTGAAATCGTTGCGGGGCTGGTCGGTGTAGACCACCGAAATCGGCCGCTCCGGCCAGCGGGCGCGGGCGGTGCCGATCGCCTGCCGCACCAGGTCGAGCGAGGTGCCGCCGTCGGCGCAGCCCATGTCGGAGAAGGTGAAGGGCAGGGCCGGAGCCCGGTCCGGCAGCCGGGAGATCGCATCGATAATCAACGGGATGGCGCTGTCGATCACGTCCTTGGCGCCTTTGGTGACGGTCGAATAATAGCCGTCGCCCCGCATGGCGACGTTTACTGCGTGCTTGCTCTGATCGGCCATTTGCTCTCCTCTTGTTGATTGGAATGAAAGGCTAGTAGTCATTGTACTCGGTCATTGAGGCTGCCGGCTGCAGGCGTTCCGCGACGAGCCGGTCGGCCAACGCGAGATCCGCGTCGTCCACGCGGTTTATCGGTTTCGACAGCCGCTCGATGATCCCGGCCTGGATATCGCCCCGTGTTTTGGCGACGGCATAGGGAATGCGGTGAAACATGACCATGGCGTAGCGCGGGATGAACCGGCCGGGATGGCGCTCCTCGAGCAGCCACTCGATGTGCTTGCGCAAGTGAAACTTGGGGTCGCGGACGGAGTCGCGCATCTCCACGTAGTTTTCCAATGCCATGTCGGCAATGGCCTCGGCGTTCGGCTTTCTCCGGGCTTCGAAGTCGAGATAGAGGCTTTCGAAGTCCTCGTGCTCGTCGAGCAGGCGGTCGAGGACGACGCAATCCTCGAAGGCGCAGTTCATGCCTTGCCCATGAAAAGGCACCACCGCATGGGCGGCATCGCCCAGGATCAGCGCCTTGTCGGCGACATGCCAGGGAAAGCAGCGGATCGTGCCCAGGACCCCGGTGGGATGGTTCAGGAAATCATGAACCGGGTCGGCCATCAGGGGAAGCGCGTCGGCAAACTCGGTCTCGAAAAAACCCAGGACGGCCGGTTCGTCCGCGAGCGTCCGGAAACTCTCGGGACCCGAATGCGGCAGGAACAAGGTGGCGGTAAAACTGCCGTCCCGATTGGGCAGGGCGATCAGCATGAAGTCGCCGCGCGGCCAGATATGCAGGGCATTCTTCTCCAACGCGAAGCTGCCGTCGGGCCTCGGTGGAATGGCCAATTCCTTGTAGCCGTGCGGCAGATGCTCGTCGCGGCAGTCGATGCCTTTCTGAACAATCATCACCCGGCGCACCGCCGAGCCCGCGCCGTCGGTGCCGATCACGGTCTCGAACGGGACGGTGCGCCGGTGTCCGTCCGCTTCCCGATGGAGTTGCAGGAGCCGGTCCTTGAAATCCAGTTCCTCGCATTTTTCGCCGAAAAAAAGCTGCGCTCCGGCGGCCTCGGCCCCATCGAGCAGGATCTTGTTGAGCACGGCTCTTTCAACCGAATAATGGACCGCGGATTCGTCGCGGCCGTAAGGCTGATAGAGCAGATTGCCCTCCCGGTCGTGAATCATGCGGCCCGGCATGGCGACCAGATGTCTTTCGATTTCGCCATACAGCCCGACCGCCTTCAGGGCATGAATGCCGCGAACGGACAAGGACAGATTGATCGAGCGGCCCGCCGGTATCCGGTGTTTGCGCATGTCCGGCAGGCGTTCGAAAACCCGCACGGGAAACCGCCGCCGGGCCAGGAATACGGCGAGCAGACACCCGGCGAGTCCGCCGCCGATCAGCGTGATTTCTTTAACCTTCATCGTCGAGTACTCCCTCGAGCCGCTCCACGAAATCGAAGACCTCGGCGTAGCGGTTGTAAAACGGGACCGGCGCCACGCGGATCACGTCGGGTTCGCGCCAATCGCAAGCGATTCCGGAGGCGATCAAGGCGTCGTAGACCTCCTTGCCCGGCTTGTCGAAGCACAGGTCTTTTTCCCTCACCCTAAATCCCTCTCCCAGAGGGCGAGGGACTTGAACTCCCCTCTCCCGAACTTCAAAACGCCCTCTCCCTTTGGGAGAGGGTCGGGTGAGGGTCTTGGAGAGGGGCAGGGGGTGAGGGCATGGGGCCGGCGTATGTCCGCCATCCCCTTTCAGCCTGATCGAAAGCTGGCAGCCCCGGGCGTTGGATTCCGATGGCGTGAGAATCGTGATCCGGTCTCCACAGCGCTCGTTCAGTAAAGCCTCCAGATAACCGGTCAAGCTTTCCGACTTCGCCCGCAATGCGTCCATTCCCGCCTGATCGAACAGATCCAGTGAAGCGAGCAAAGGTGCCAGGGAAAGGATAGGCGGATTGCTGAGCTGCCAGCCCTCGGCGCCGGGCAAGGGGTTGAACCTCGGCGGCATGACGAACCGGGTGGATTTGTCGTGTCCCCACCAGCCGGCGAAGCGGGGAAGATCGAAGCGTTCGGCATGGCGCTCGTGGACGAAGCAGCCGGCGACCGCTCCGGGTCCCGCGTTCAGATATTTGTAGGAACACCAGACGGCGAAATCAGCGTTCCAGTCGTGCAGTTTCAAGACCAGATTGCCCACGGCGTGGGCCAGGTCGAAACCGACCACGCAGCCTTTCCGGTGCCCGCTCTCGGCGATTTCGGCCATGGCGAAGGCTTGTCCCGTGTAGAACTGAAGGCCCGGCCACAGGATTAGCGCGATGCCGTCGCCTTCCCGTTCGATGAGATCCAATACGTCCGCCGTGCGTAGCGCCGCCTCGCCCGGACGTGCCTTGGCCTCGATCAGCGATTCGTCCGGATCGAAGCCGTGAAAGGCGATCTGGGATGCCACGGCGTAGCGGTCCGAGGGGAAAGCGTGCTCCTCGATCAGGATTTTGTGGCGTTCCGGCGTCGGACGGTAAAAGCTCACCATCAGAAGATGCAGGTTGACCGTCAGCGAGTTCATCGCCGCCGTTTCGACCGGCAGGGCGCCCACCAGCCGGGCCAGCTTCTCGGTCGCGAATTCATGGTAAGGCAGCCAGGGACGATCTCCCTCGAAGTGGCCCCGCACCCCCATCCGCGCCCACGCGGCCAGCACCTCCTCCGCGTAGCTCCGCGCCGATTTCGGCTGAAGTCCCAGGGAGTTGCCGCAGAAATAAATCTCTTCCGAGCCGTCTTCGCGCTTCGGAATATGGAAGCAATCCCGGTAGGAACCGAGCGCGTCGGCGCGGTCCATCGCTTCGGCGAGTGATCGGTGGGCTTCGAAGCTCATGGAACCTCCACGGGGTAGATCAGCGGCCGGCTGGATACCGCATCGCCGAGGAAAGGCGCGACTTGAAGCTCGAGCAGGTAATGGCCGTCCCGAATATCGTCGGCCGCGAAGACGAGTTCGGTGATCGTTCGGAACGGCGCCTCGCAGCGATTCAACTCGCGCGCGTCGGGCGGCAGTCCCCAAAAAATGCGGTGATTCGACAGCCGGCCCTCGTCGTCCATGCGGTCGACCGACGGAATATCCACCAAGAGATGTTCCACGCCCCGGCGGACGATTTCCGCCATCGCCTCGTTGG containing:
- a CDS encoding FAD-dependent monooxygenase, whose product is MKVKEITLIGGGLAGCLLAVFLARRRFPVRVFERLPDMRKHRIPAGRSINLSLSVRGIHALKAVGLYGEIERHLVAMPGRMIHDREGNLLYQPYGRDESAVHYSVERAVLNKILLDGAEAAGAQLFFGEKCEELDFKDRLLQLHREADGHRRTVPFETVIGTDGAGSAVRRVMIVQKGIDCRDEHLPHGYKELAIPPRPDGSFALEKNALHIWPRGDFMLIALPNRDGSFTATLFLPHSGPESFRTLADEPAVLGFFETEFADALPLMADPVHDFLNHPTGVLGTIRCFPWHVADKALILGDAAHAVVPFHGQGMNCAFEDCVVLDRLLDEHEDFESLYLDFEARRKPNAEAIADMALENYVEMRDSVRDPKFHLRKHIEWLLEERHPGRFIPRYAMVMFHRIPYAVAKTRGDIQAGIIERLSKPINRVDDADLALADRLVAERLQPAASMTEYNDY
- the kynU gene encoding kynureninase → MSFEAHRSLAEAMDRADALGSYRDCFHIPKREDGSEEIYFCGNSLGLQPKSARSYAEEVLAAWARMGVRGHFEGDRPWLPYHEFATEKLARLVGALPVETAAMNSLTVNLHLLMVSFYRPTPERHKILIEEHAFPSDRYAVASQIAFHGFDPDESLIEAKARPGEAALRTADVLDLIEREGDGIALILWPGLQFYTGQAFAMAEIAESGHRKGCVVGFDLAHAVGNLVLKLHDWNADFAVWCSYKYLNAGPGAVAGCFVHERHAERFDLPRFAGWWGHDKSTRFVMPPRFNPLPGAEGWQLSNPPILSLAPLLASLDLFDQAGMDALRAKSESLTGYLEALLNERCGDRITILTPSESNARGCQLSIRLKGDGGHTPAPCPHPLPLSKTLTRPSPKGRGRFEVRERGVQVPRPLGEGFRVREKDLCFDKPGKEVYDALIASGIACDWREPDVIRVAPVPFYNRYAEVFDFVERLEGVLDDEG
- a CDS encoding class I SAM-dependent methyltransferase; the encoded protein is MADQSKHAVNVAMRGDGYYSTVTKGAKDVIDSAIPLIIDAISRLPDRAPALPFTFSDMGCADGGTSLDLVRQAIGTARARWPERPISVVYTDQPRNDFNSLFRIVHGLTPLPSYLDQAEDVYVLASATSFYRRILPAATLDLGFSATAMHWLSRKPCDISDHIHAVGASGAELAAFAEQGRRDWETILLQRASELAPGGRLVLVNFVKDEAGRYLGNTGGINMFDTFNELWRRFAAEGVIGTEEYVRMTLPQYYKTVDEFTRPLTDTGSAVYRAGLRLEQSETRIVPCPFAAEFRRHGDAARFAREYIPTLRSWTESTFLGALSPDRPAEERQGIIDRYYRAYEDLVRENPANHGMDCVHIYMTIAKADA